In Mesoplodon densirostris isolate mMesDen1 chromosome 2, mMesDen1 primary haplotype, whole genome shotgun sequence, the DNA window ctttccttctctctccccttcttatCCCTACAGCTGAGAAAACCAGAAAAACCTAAAACTGAGAAGAAAGACCTGGTCAATCTGTGCTcaggagcacaggttctggtttGTAAAACTGATTCAGCccttgtgtggccttggacaagtaacTTAAACTTTATGTGCTTCAAttctttcttctgtaaaatgggcctaatAGGAGTAGTCTACTTCATTCTGCATTGTTAGCTGTGCCTAAATTTAGTAGCTACTTGATCAATAATGTTATACTTAGTAGAATCatcattttcattgtcattatcCTCTgcattatttttgaaaaacactgtGCTGATATTTTGCACCTCACTTTTATGTCTTCGGGAAgttattgtaaatggaataaTGGAATATGAACGCTGTTGTGTTCTGCATAATGGCTCTGAGTTTTATTCATATTGTTGAGTATATCAAaagtttattactttttattgctgagtagtattccattgcatggatataccacaatttgtttaccaGTGTCCTgataatggacatttgggttgcttcaagtttgggctattgtgaataaaaatgctatgaacattcttgctacaatttttttttgtatggacatgtgtttttatttctcttggaagaATATCTAGGTGAAGTGTTTCTGGGAACAAAAGGATATTTatgtaaatttatgtttaaatgtaTAAGAAATTGTCAAACCAAAGTGGCTATAACATTTTATAGTCCCACTAAAAATGTATAAGaattccagtttttccacatcttcaccaagaTTTGATGTTTTCAGACATTATAATTTTAGCCATGCTACTGAGTGGAGTGTTATCTCAATGTAGTTTTAATATCTATTTCCCTGAcagctaatgatattgaacactttttatgtgcttactggccattaATATATCTTCCTCTTTGAAGTGTGTTTAAGCTTTtgactgttttaaaaaatgggtgtttccatttttaaactgAACTGTAGTagttcattatatattctggAGACATAGTCTTTGTCAGATATCTTTTGTAACtattttcttccaatctgtgaCTTGACTTTTCACTTACTTAATGGTATATTTTCATGAGAAGACTTTTTAATGTTGTTAAAGCCTAATGTATCAttgtattttttacttctttttgtgtcatatttagaAAACCTTTGCTTACTACCAGGTCACAAGGATATTCTcatgtattttcttataaaacaTTATAGCTTTAGTTTGTATGGTTTGATCTATGATCCAACTCAAATTAGCTTTTGTGTATATTGTGAGGTAGGGATTGTAGGTTTTTTCACTACatagatatccagttgttccagcactatttattgaaataatattcctttccccattgaatagctctagtgtctttttaaaaaaaataatttgaccaTATAAGGTGGGTCTGTTTTAGGTGTCTCAATTCAGTTCCATTTATCTATACATGTATCCTTTTGCCATTCCCATACTATCTTGTTTGTAGTAATAAACAGCTTGATAGTAAATCTTAAAGTCTTCCAGGTTTGACTTTTTCACACAGCTCAATAAATTTTGAAACGTGTATATACTAAAGTAGCCACCATGCACATCCAGATATGCTGTCACTTAATCCCTCTCATTTAATTGTAGGATACGTGCGTTCACAAATTATGGCTGACCTGTTAGCCAAAGATCCTCTATTGCAGCCTCCAGAGAAAAATCTCCATTTACCTTCAGAGCTGATTGAGAGACAAAATATCTGCAACATTCAACAATGAATCtagatttttttggaaaaaaaagttcattttccTTACACCCATGAATACAATGTTTGATTTGCAATTTTCTATTCTTTATAGGGACAGTCCCCTGGAGGGCCTATCCTAATTTACTAGGCTGATTGTTGCAGCCTAGTACAACAGTGTGGGGTTGCAAATTAAAGGCTGAAGTAGAACTTACTTTTATTGTATAGAAAAGATGATGCGGAGATGCTGAGGAAAGGCTTagggaagagtaagctggaaCTAGAAAGTTGATattaggatctttttttttttttttttttcctcagggtgtggagaaaagggaacactcttgcactgctgttgggaatgtgaattggtacagccactatggagaacagtatggaggttccttaaaaactaaaaatagaactaccatatgacccagcaatcccactactaggcatataccacCTCAGTCTTAAACCCGGCCCTGCCATAATGCTGGGGCCCAGACGAAAACCGCCCCCAGCCGTAAGCCGGGCCCGGACGTAAACCTGTGGCCCAGACGTAAACTGCCCCCAGTCGTAAGCCAGGCCCAGATGTAAACCTGGGGCCCAGAGACAACCCCCCCACTGAGTCGTAAACCCGGCCCTGCCCTAAATCTGGGGCCCAGACGTAAACCGACCCAAGTCGCAAGCTGAGCCCAGACGTAAACCTGGGGCCCAGAGGCAACGCCCGCACTGAGTCGTAAACCCGGCCCTGCCCTAAATCTGGGACCCAGACGTAAACCGCCCCCAGTCATAAGCCGGGCCCAGGCGTAAACCTGGGACCCAGATGCAACACCCCTGAGTCGTAAACCCAGCCCTGTGGTAAACCTGGGGCCAAGACATCAATCTGGTGCCCAGCCATAAACCCTCCCCAGTCGCAAGCTGGGCCCAGACGTAAACCTGGGGCCCAGACGTATACCGCCCCCAGTCGTAAGCCAGGCCCAGATGTAAACCTGGGGCAGAGAGGCAAACGCCGCCCCTCCCCCGAGCTGTAAACCCGGCCCTGCCGTAAACATGGGGCCCAGACGTAAACCGCCCCCAGTTGTAAGCCGGGCCCAGACATAAACCTGGGGCCCAGAGGCAACCGCCACCTCTCCGCCGAGTTGTAAACCCAGTCCTGCTGTAAACCTGGGGCCCTACCGAAAAGCTGGGTCCCAGACGTAAACCGCCCCCAGATGTAAACCAGGGGCCCAGACGTAAACCGCCCCCAGTCATAAGCCAGGCCCAGACATAAACCTGGGGCCCAGAGGCAACCGCCGCCCCTCCCCCGAGCTGTAAACCCGGTCCTGCCGTAAACCTGGGGCCCAGACGTAAACCGCCCCCAGTTGTAAGCCGGGCCCAGATGTAAACCTGGGTCCCAGAGGCAACGTCCCCACTGAGTCGTAAACCCGGCCCTGCCCTAAACCTGGGACCCAGACATAAACCGCCCCCAGTTGTAAGACTGGCCCAGACGTAAACCTGGGACCCAGATGCAACACCCCTGAGTCGTAAACCCAGCCCTGTGGTAAACCTGTGCCCAAGACGTCAATCTGTTGCCCAGCCGTAAACCTTCCCCAGTCGCAAGCTGAGCCCAGACGTAAACCTGCGGCCCAGAGGCAACCCACCTCAGTCGTAAACCCTGCCCTGCTGTAAAGCTGGGGCCCAGACATAAACCGCCCCCAGTCGTAAGCCGGGCCCGGACGTAAACCTGGGTCCCAGACGTAAACCGCCACCAGTTGTAAGCCGGGCCCAGACATAAACCTGGGGCCTGATATTAGGATCTTGCAGTGATTGTCAGACTTCGTAGTAAGAGGAGTTAGATGCTACCTATCCAAAGGCGGAAAAAATGTTGGTggaaaaaaacaatatttaaagtcATTTTATTAGGCCTTGTCATTTATATATCATCTTTCCTTTTCGTTTTTGTAAAATTGGCATAAAGCTGGCCTTATGTGTTTGTTATATGACTTCTGGAATGTGTATTTCCAttgaaaactattaaaattaaaatattcattgtGAACGTCCTAGATTTATCTTAAGTTCTACCAACAGTGCACTTAAAACAAAGTGGTCCCAACCTAAGGGACAAACCTACCTGGCTGAAGTGCCGTTCCTGGGTCTCTGTCATCAACAGTAGTTGCTTTCCCTAGTGTATTGGTTTTCGTATTTCCCCCACACCTGAAAGTCGTCGTTCATACCAGCCATAAACCGTTTCCTTTGCTAAAAGATTTTAAAGTACTCTTACCCCAAGtaagtgcattttaaaaattgacctaTCTGTTGCATCCTTGGAATCCATCAAAAGCCAAGGGAGAGACGTTCAAGTGCTACAAGTTCAAGTGCTGCCCATCTGGGGAGGCAAAGGGGCTGCTTACTCGGTGGCCGCCTGGCCAGTTGTCAGCTTTGGCTCCAGCTGCCCACGGGAACTCGACTTTCCTTCACCAGCGCCGGGAGGACCGGGTCGCTGCGGACGCCGACTTCAATTTCAGGGTGCGTTTAGATGAGGAATTCGCATGggatttcttcctttctcttaatCTGTTTTcacctctccctctgtctcttcaGGACCGTTTTTGGATCCTGAGTGGACAGGACTTAAAGCAGAGGCTGCCTTTCTCTCCTACAGGTCTCTTCCTGCCCGGACGTTACTGCCCGTGAGGAAGAACGAGAGGAGCCGGGAAGGCAGCGGGTGCACGAGAACCACGAAGTCGCCTCGTGCGCCCGCGCGCACCGCGCCCCTGCGTCTCACAGACCGCGGGCAAATTGAATCAACACCGCCGGAAGCTTCTCCGCCGGCGCCACGCGAGGTGTGGGGTCCCGACCCGTCAAGAGGGGCCCCGCTGAGGCGGCCCGGCCCTGCCCCCGGGCCTCGAGGACAGGCCCGGAAGAGGCCGATTTGTACCGGCGGAGCCAAGAAAAGTCTCAACCGCGGCCCGACCCCACGCTCCCGAGGTTAAAGGTCTCAAACCCTGAAGTCTTAGCGGACCGAGCGTTGCGAGTTGAATCGATTTCCGCGCCTTTATCAGGAGAGTCAAGGGCCAAAATCAGACCAAGATTGTGTGGATCAAAGTGCGCAattaatcagaaaggaaaaactaTTTCTTAACTGATTAGGTTGTGGATTGTGAAAGACCGGCATCAAGCTTTTTGGCGTGAGCACACGAAGGATGGAGTTGCCCTCAACTAAGGTAAGAAAACTGCAGGTGCAGCAGGTTGTATGGGGAAGATCCGGAATCCAGTTCAGGGCCTTGGAGCCTGATTTAAAAGCGTTTTCCATCCAAGCCGTCTCCAATGCTACATCCGCCTGAGTACATTTGGACGATGGAGATGCCGGGTCTCGGTGCGCGGCCCCTTCTCACCCCGCGCACATTCCCTCCCGCCTCCACTGGGCCCCTCGCACGCTCCCCGGTCACCGGTGACCTTCTCTCCACAAGCAGCCACCTCGCAAAGACGCGTCACCAGACCGGTTCTGAGGTGCTGCCAGGATGAGGCAACTCGCTCGGGACTTGCAGACCCGGCTGGCCTCGCGGGCGCTCGGAGCGTCACCTGCGGGCTCCTTTTTTGGGCGAAGCAGGGAGGGAACGACCTTAGGAAAGGATTTCTGGAACGACGGGTGACCCTTCCGGAAGGCTCAAGGCCTTCCAGAGCAAAGGGAAAAGGTCACTCTAGTCAGAAGCAAGGAGAAGAGCTCGCAATTTGCAGttctctggtggtctagtggttaggattcggtgctctcactgctgcggcccgggtttgattcctggtcagggaaggaGGCTTTGTTTCCTACTAGGTTTGGCATTTTCTAACCGCTATCATTCGTTTTTTCCACGACTGGAGGAGACATGGGGTTAACTGTTTACCGAGAACACATTCCAGAAAGTGGAACAGGTAGGTGAAATGTAGTATGAATTTAAAACTCCCATATGCGGTCACCACCGAAGTATAAATCCAATTACATGCCCCAAATTGTATGAGGCAATTTTCTCTCCCACATTTAAAACCAACACTAGAAATTATCAGTATTTTAGATAtgattttgaactttatttaCCATCAATCTCTTCACAGTCAATTTCCCCATAGTCTTTTAAGTCCACAGGAGACAAACTAAAAGAACTGCCTAGTATTTCAGCAAACTTGAATTCAAGActctttctctgttctcttctgtTTTGGTGTTCACCCTTCCAGGTAAGATAAGTCGCAATAAAAAATGTAAGCCTGGCCTTTTTGCTTGCAGTGGTCTCACTGGTTCTAAATTTTGTGGATATGGAGCTGTAGCTTGGATAGTTTCATGGGTGTACTTTACCTTTAGGAACTTCACAAACGTGGTACATCAGAGGATCCCTAGATTTGTCTTTGGAAGTGTTGGCAGAAATAGACACCAGAAATAAAAGTAACAGCTTCTGAAGACcaaagactggttggaaccacagcagacttttgttgttgttgaagtgtagttgatttacaatgtggtgttagtttctggtgtacagcaaagtgattcagttatacatatatatacatattctttttcatgttcttttccattatggtttattataggatattgaatatagttccctgtgctatacagtaggaccttattgtttatctgttttatatatagtagtttatatccaCAGCAGACTTTTTAAAACCAGAGAGGTGTTGCtttcataatttaattttcattttgatggcCACTTTATCTATTTTGATGAGGACATTAGTGGAGGGAAATTTCTTTATTGGAtcattaatttttctatattgttATTTATCTAAAGGAAACTTAATAAAAAATTGTACTATAATggtgataataacaataaaatttaataataagatTTCACATCTTACATTATTAACATTGATGTAGCTGGCTTATGCTGTCATGTATTGCCCACTGTATAACATTACCTGATGAGTATATTCAAATATGTAGTAATACAtactattttgtatatattttacatatagatagatagatagacaggtaaTGCAGTTATTTATAATTCAAGAAGGGAAATATAATGGGAAGGTGTTGGTAACCTCTTAGGTAGTGTAGCCCTGAAATTAACTGATTTTATGCCATGTTCTCACATACTTTAGAAGGCTATGCTATAATATTAAAATGACATTCCTTGGCCAGTTTTGTTGCCAGCTAATGTCAAGGCCATGGCATAGTGAGAATCCatttcatcaattttattttagttgCAAGGAGTAGTGACTAACTCAAGGTAGGTAGGAGAGTTATTAGAAAATAACTCAATGGAATCTCATAAAAGCTCCATAGCCAGGAAGACATTAGGATGTGGTTATATTTCCTGTCTATCTCTCAGGGACCCCGTGGCCTCTCTGGTTCCACTTCTCTCTGAACATCTGCTAACTAAGCAGTTTCATCTGTCCCAGTTTGCATGTGGCCCTTGTTGTTACTCTCTCATGGCCTTTTATCTTAGTACTCATAACCACTAGCAACTTTTTTCTGTCTGAAAAATAGTTCATTCCTATGGGAAAGAAATTCTTGTCCCagattatgtatgtatttatttatttatttggccacactgcgtgacttttgggatcttagttccccgaccagggatcgaacctggaccccctgcagtggaagcgaggagtcctaaccactgggccgccagggaattcccccagatTATCTTTTAAGGCAGAAACACAAGTAATGAGTCACTGAACTGGCTAGTGTAGGGGTCAGTGTCCACTCCTGGTCAACCATTACCAAAGGGCATGGTCATATAATAACATGGCTATTCAGGGAAGCATGGACTGTGTAGACGTGTTCTCCCCAGTAGAATAGGGGTAAACTGTCAACTGTAAGTATGTCTATGAGGAAACCCCAAGAATGACTGTCTGCTAGAAGTAGGGAAAATTATGTCTTATAGATGCATTCTCTAGGGGCAGGTTTCCCAAAGGGGGTGGGAATATAtcttctattaaaaaacaaacaaacaaacacaaaaccttGACACTGAAGCAGGCCCCCCTATCCCTATCAACTTTTTCTTTAGAGCTATTTCCAGCCCCAGTGCTGAGAGCATCCTCGTCATTCCCCCTCCTAGAGGGAAATCTGGTAAACCTGAGCTGTGAAACAAAGTTGCTCCCACAAAAGCCTGGTTTGCAGCTTTACTTCTCCTTCTACATGGGAAGCAAGACACTGATGAGCAGGAACATATCCTCTGGATACCAGATACTACCTGCTAAAAAAGAAGACTCCGGATTATACTGGTGTGAGGCTACCACAGAAGATGGAAATGTCATCAAGCACCGCCCTGAGTTGGAGCTTCAAGTGTTTGGTGAGTGAGAATGATGGGAACTGACTGGCACATGAGGAGATGCTCCCTTATCTCCTATGGGATTGAGGTCTCATGACACCTTTTTCCTAGCTCAGCTAGGAGAAACCATGAACAGGTCTTTCCACTCTTGATTCAAAACTTCAGCATTCTCCTCGTAAACTTCCTTAAATttccttcactttctttttctttcttttctttccttcttccatttatttctgtccttttgtccttccttctttattttctcctgccttctctctctcccactccctccctccctctttctccttctcccattctcctctctctcctctctttcctctctctcttcctccttctttccctccctctctctcctcctctctcaccAATAATCTAATCAACAATATACTGACTTCCTCTTATCTGTTGTCATAGGTATGGGGATATAAAGACATTGGGGTGCAGTTTTTACTTCAGGGAGCTCATACCGTAGATTAGCGAGATAGGGATTTTGTGGATTGCACATAAATACTTGCCTGTCTATATATGGCTGAGGTGGAGGGATTGTGAGCTCCAGAACAAAGactttttggggaaaaaagtttATCTTCAACCTAAATTCTAGTCATTAAATGGCATAGAAATAGCAGTTGTCTCTGAAACTAGGGAGTAAGTCCACCAGCAAGGCCCTGGCAGTTAAGCTCTTAGGAGGAGCCCACCGCCTGTCTATAACCATATAGCCCAGCTGGAGCTACCATcagctccctcctgcccctaAAATTACCAGTGTCTGCCTTGGGTACAGACATATCAGGTCTCAACCAACCTTCTCTTCCAAACATAACTCAGCCAGATCCCTCTGGTTTCTAAATAGCATTTActctctgtcattttcttttgcaGGCCTCCAGTTACCAACTCCTGTCTAGTTTCGTTTCCTTTTCTATCTGGCAGTAGGGATAATATTTTTGGTGGACACTGTTTTCTGTATGATAATACATAAGgaactacaaagaaagaaaaagtggaatTTAGAAATCTCTTTGGGTTCTGATCATGGGAAGAAGGTAACTTCCTACCTTCAAAATGATAGATATTTAGAAGAAGAGCTGAAATGTCAGGAACAAGAAGAACTGCAAGAAAGGACACACCAGGAGAGGCCCTGGGAGGGTAGGCAGTGGCAGCAGTGCAGTGGGTACCCACAGATTTAGACAGTCCCTACCCCTCTTCTCTGTGTATAAGCACAGGGCACAAACGTCCAAAAGTTGAAAAACACTAGAACTGTGAGTCCCATGGCATCTAACTcttaaataaagcaaacaaatgagGTGACTTCAATGGAGATAAACTTGAAAATTTGGTAATCAGCGATGATTTGAAGTGAGACCTActctaaagaaattttttaaaaacttggaagTCAAGTCTACTCTGATTATTCTATTAGGGTAGTCTGAGCAATAATTTATTTCTGGGGACAGGGTGGAAAGgtaagtgtgtgtatatgtaagagattaaaacagagaaagacagaatgagagggagagagggaaacagTAAGAGAGGGAGGATATGAGGGAGACAAGAGGGACTAGTATAGGAGGAAACATAATCCACAAATGATTCTGAGTGACTGAGAATGAGAGAGCTCACACCTCTTGGTGCTCAGGATCGTCCTTTCATGGCTTTTCTCTTTAGCACACTGGCGTCCATACATCTTACAGAGATACAAGGAAGTAACTCATGATGAGAAATGAGTGCATTATTTTTGCCCTTTCATTTGAGGTTTTCTCATAACCTCTCTGTGTACAGAGACACCAGGGGTCCTGCTTATCTGTCCGAGTCCCCTGCCCCATAGGAAGGCAGAATGTAACCACTGCTTTCCTTAATAAATTAAACCCAGCTCTCCAAGTATGGCACTGcacatgggggaggggcagtgataTCATAAAGCCCCAGCTCCTTCCAGAGAGTTATTTTACCCTCTGATTTTATAGATGATTAAAGATCTACTACTCTTCCACTTGGacaaaatattttcctgttaCTCTATAACAcagctgagaaaaaaatgaaatatgt includes these proteins:
- the FCGR1A gene encoding high affinity immunoglobulin gamma Fc receptor I — encoded protein: MGLTVYREHIPESGTELFPAPVLRASSSFPLLEGNLVNLSCETKLLPQKPGLQLYFSFYMGSKTLMSRNISSGYQILPAKKEDSGLYWCEATTEDGNVIKHRPELELQVFVGIIFLVDTVFCMIIHKELQRKKKWNLEISLGSDHGKKVTSYLQNDRYLEEELKCQEQEELQERTHQERPWEGHGGSSRIRRGGGVVRIPRKAAGATLWSPVHIATLALHRSRNRQCARTQRRGGWRGASFLQPPPRAL